The genomic region GGACATCGATACTACATACTCACGCCAGATATATCTTACCGCTCATTTCAATAGCAGAAAATCACCGAGAGCATTCTTGGTAAAGGTAACGCAGGTAGGTCGACCTAGCCAAACAAATCCTTCAATCATCAATACTACAACTTCATTGTTGCTGTTACTACAGCTCATTCATCCTCAGGCTCCCTCTAGCTGTTTACAGTACTACAACGAGCTGCATGGAGTGATAAAGTCGTTCAATTATGATAACCATTCCACGGTAGTGCCCAATATCAATCCCAGCTATCTGGTGAGTGTACTGCGTTGTAGTGGCAAAGAAAGGGAAATTGTATTCAAGAAACTAAATTCGTCTGGTACTTACCCCAAGGATAACAGGAAATTATCAAGCAATGGGCTATTTCTTGATATTATTTCACTATCGAGTGATTATttttcacaacaaaacaaatatcgcaacttttatttttggtaTGCTGCTGTCGCTTTGGATTCCATTAAAATCACAGGATATACCGCGGCTTATCAATATCGTGTATATGCTTTGTAAAATCGTTATAAACTAACTATAGGACTATCCATCCTTATCAACAGACAGCTCCTTAGTAGGGTCTTAAAAAGGCCTAATAGGAAGGCTTATTAAGGCCGTTCTCAAAGTGtgtataggaaacaggtgaagtcatcccgaacaaagtgtctataggaaacagttGAAGTCATatcgaacaaaatcgctcgcgacgattggaaaaatgaatgaaaaaactgacagttcgtgtatatgttttggttgcgtttgCCAGTTTCGGTccagtttttcagtgctctgattgttctgcattggtggttttaagatgccttatagatTTTGCGTAGCTCCGTTTGGCAAACTCTTccttatcactcttcctttgaatgcgcctcgcgattggcagacgatctgccgagccagtgttcttatatgatgaacaaagcgcgctggagctgcctttattcgggcagaagaacccactcctactccttgctgctccgtgttcgaaacaagcgaagaggtttCACCTTTGCCGGATATCTGGTCGGACACGcgacaacaccctcctttggatgcactgagcatgtagcgctgatgtgattgtccatcacactccgatcgtctccgtccttttgtcctttaaccaatagtctaagccgacagtAACCGGCTATCgctggaagccggatccgggcctttcccactcgtttcagaatcagagatagccTGCGTTTTCGGCCACTGCTGTGCCACGTTGTTGGGCacagcggggctgctcgtttgttctaaaagTAGAAAATGtgtcatttaaacgagcaaaagtagataatatacctgataaaaccattgcgctttttcggattcaaacgcaaacgctggtttggtgatgaacgtaaacaatccacgaaatgtcaaaaaacaaaaaaaagcaaaaacgaaaaaaagtgCTATAGCCGGGTATACATGAAGggtaaggtgcttattctgtaacttgcgattacgatggcctctaggcgatgagtcatttggttcattttgtgttcttgtttgtgttcacgatcgactactgtcgagtgcatttttgtggtcgacagctggcgttctgtttacatcgagcatcgagcatctgaaaaacagttatagcgtcctgattgtgcatcaataatttctttctgctaatcgtatactattattacaaaggttaagtcgtttttataccgaaaaaatcaagttaattaacagttttcttacttcaaactgtcattttgaattgcttattgttttcgaaacgtttcgaaattcgcatgaatcattgaacgcctgaggccatcgtaatcgcaagttacagaataagcacctaaatatacagtaaaacatcttaaaatataaaagaagatgttcagaaatcaccttatctcgtcgattcatattttttgtggctaaaaacacatgtaatttaatgtaattgcatcatgtaattgcaggtgcccggatgtaattgcagttgacgtttcggtataaacttttgtgcgattatgcctgccacacgaagcgtaaactttttggcattacgttctgagtttatacgagagtttacgcttcgtgtattcctgccttatGACTTcgcctgtttcctatagacactttgcttAAATGTATGAACTGAATTCATCCGACGTTTGGTGTGTCTATTATGTCCTCGTACTAAAAATGTTGTGAACTTAAACGGCTATATCTTAATCAGATTGATTGAATATACATTAATTATTTCCTGCAGAATAATTTGAATTACGCCATCTGCATAGGAAGGCATACACGgttttgttcgattgttttcaacaacaaGGACGATGATATGTTTCAAATAATTAATGTATCCCCAGGTATGAGAGCCGCAGACCGCTTTTCTCCAGCAGAAATAGATACACCCATACTCTCACCTTTTGTTACTCTACAGATGGAAGCAGCATTGTGCCAGCAAATCAGGCGGGAGTGGAAATATTGAACTGTCCGGATGATTTTATTGCAATAAACTATCTTCGATTGTGCGGTGACCGATTGAATGACGGTAGCAAGGAGCTGGATTTTAGCTTGAATTCTCCAGTTTTTCACACGATTGCAGGTCCGGTCGTAGTAGCAGTTAAAACAGACCAAGCGAACGTTGGTCGGGGATTTAAATTGTCATTCCAGCAAAACGTATGCACACATAGTTCAGCACAAAAACATAtagcaaaataaaatattgtGTAGTTATCATTGTGTATCAGGAGAGGAAATAAAATAGGGAGAAACACAGGCAGCTGCTTTCAATCATAGGTCAAAAGTAAAACCGGAGCTTGGGTCCCACACgacataatttttattttttgtttcgtttatgGCCACCTAGTTCGATAAAATGCAGCGCCATAATTTGCTGCCTGTCTTCAGTCACAACTGGCGTATAGAGTGCTATAATTATGCCGTTACCTTCCGTTACGCCACTGTAATTGGCCGTCAAACGACtgtcaaacgaaaaaaaggacctATCCGCCATATTGGCATTTTAGCTGCTCTGCAGAGCTGTGGTTGGTTCAATAATTTTCACCACTCCAAGCTTGCTCATTTTCGCCAGTAAAATTAACGCTAACTCATTTCAGCTGATCTAGCATCGGTGCTGCAGTTATTCTGGTACGGAAAGGTTAATCGCCGTTATCCACGCATAGTATCGTGCATCAACAGGACGGAGTACGAACCAggtaaaaaaataattcacAGCTGcccaaaaagaagaacaagaagtaGGCCTTGCTTTCGATCATTTTCTGTCCAGCGGAAGCATTTGCAACATAAGTTATTCGTCGCGAAGCCTTCTGCAATCTTTTTTCACCAACACGgaacacggtgctgctgctacttatGGCTCACTAAAACGAAGAAATGATATGCGATCATTTCGTCCGCAGATTCCGCAGAGAATGGCTAATGCGGTTAACACGCGAAGCGTGCTGTTCCGATTGACGAAAATTGAACCTATTTTGGTATCAAGTGATCATTGCGTTGATTAGTGGGTGCTGCCATATGAATCAGTGAAACTGGTACACCAAGTTCTATTTAACCAGCCCTAATTAAAACTAGCATATGCTGTCAATGAGTACGAATTAGTAATAGTGTATTTATGCATTGCTTGTTTGCCAAATCAGAGAATGGGTTGTTGTAGCCTAAAGCAAacacgaatgcgaatgcgttCCGTTTTGGCGCTATTGACCAGTTCTTTTTCTCAAAAGGAATGTGCCTAAAAACACAAAGCTAAAAAATCGCTGTCTCTAATCATTCATCTTGAGACTATCGAATCATTGtgatataaatattttaaaaagggATAGATACTTCATTCGCAAATGTGTGTTGGATCTGTGTGGCAAAAGAAACGTTTGAGTCACAAGCCAATGCATTTATCACTTTGATTCAACAATAGTATAATGCAGATAGATTGCAATCCGATCGTTTACTAACCAAGGCGTTGTTTCTTTGTGATTATTTGTAAGATTGAGCCGTGCTTAATCGACaccagaaccgaaccgacagcGAACAAGCAGCCGTTGATCAGCTCCTCCTCTCATTCCATGTGGAACAGAAAAGGGATGATAATCCGTTGCTACGATACTAGTTATTAGACCACGCAGAGAAACATCTCCATAAAACAGCTACTGAGAGTCACCCCATCAATCAACAATAAGCAGCAAACGTGTGTTTCCTAAAACTTTCCTGTCCTTGGTGCATTGAGATTCGCGTAGCTTCACAGCTTCACAAGGTATAGGCGACCTACAATTGTGATCTGCTTGTAAGCCAGTCACGGTGTGTTGCAAGATACTCACAAACACGAAACAATGAATGATTTCATCGTTGGCGGTAAATACCGTATAATCCGCAAGATCGGATCGGGATCATTTGGCGATATTTACCTCGGTATCAACATAACAAATGGCGAAGAGGTAGCATTGAAGGTAGAAAGCATACTCGCTCGGCATCCGCAGCTGACGTACGAGTATAAGCTGTACAAAGTTCTAACAGGTGGTGTCGGCATCCCTCACATACGCTACTTTGGCCAGGAAAGAAGCTACcatgtgctggtgatggatttGCTCGGACCATCGTTGGAAGATCTGTTCAACTTCTGCAGCCGCCATTTCACAATCAAAACCGTACTGATGCTGGTAGATCAGATGATTGGCCGCCTCGAGTTCTTGCACATGAAAAACTTTATTCACCGTGACATCAAGCCAGACAATTTCCTCATGGGCATCGGACGCCACTGCAATAAGCTCTTTCTGATCGACTTTGGCCTGGCTAAAAAGTACCGCGATTTTCGCTCGCGTATACATATCGGATACCGGGAAGACAAGAACCTTACTGGAACGGCACGCTATGCCTCGATTAACGCTCATTTGGGCATAGAGCAGAGTCGCCGGGACGATATGGAGTCTCTTGGTTATGTGATGATGTACTTTAACCGCGGTTCACTACCATGGCAGGGGTTGAAGGCGAcgaacaagaaacaaaaatacgaGAAAATATCCGAGAAAAAGATGTCTACACCGATCGAAGTACTGTGCAAAGGATTCCCTGCCGAATTTGCAATGTATCTAAATTATTGTCGTAGTTTGCGGTTCGAGGAAGGTCCTGATTATATGTATCTTCGCCAACTCTTCAGGTAGGTCGGTTGTTTATCATGTAGCATATTaatgcaacgaaaaaaaaaacgattagtTATCTAGCTAATATCTATTCAGTTTTAATCGCCCAGAACATTCCAAAACCAGCGATTAGAATCGCGAAAATGGGTAAATTTAATCACTTTCCTAATTTTGATCATCTGCCTTCTTCTACAGAATTCTATTCCGTACGCTTAATCATCAGTATGATTACACGTTCGATTGGACCATCATGAAACAGCGAGCGATGCAACAAAGCACCAACCCGCCAGCAGTTACATCCGGTGAGAGTAAACGAGAGGAACGGCGTGATAAAGATAAGCTGTCCAGCGATACGGATGAATAGAGTATTATTCAATTGGCGTTTACACTAATCTggcaaaaaatcaacaaatcaatGAATACAACTTCAACAgagaagagagatagagatatAGAAAGATGAGGATTCAATGACATCAAGACAGGAACATTATAATGGAGCTGATTGGTAAGCAGAAATACGCAAATGGAATCGCAAATGTTTAGATAAGCAGGTGAAGAATAGATCTATAAGTAGACACTTAAAGGAACTTCCTGTAGGTATGAGATGGTATGTCCTTCATTAGGCATCAACGGATACCGCGAGAGGTGGAATAATCgtcgaaggaaaacaatgaatGTCAATCAAGACGTGAACAAACAAATGTTAATTTAATGATTGATAAAAGATAAGTTTGGTAGAACATTATTACTGCCTATTTCTGGCGTACAGCTTGTTTGGAACGGTTTGCCTAGTCGTCAGATGTTGAAGCTGCTGTTGTATTAAAGAAATAAGACTAGCTCCCGGTCTTCATTAGCGTCATCTCATTGACAATTTCCATACAAAAACTTATACTTTTTGTATGAGAAATGTCCGCGGAGCATTGTCTGTCGTGCGagtttaacatttttattgaTCAGTAAGACCGTTTGGGTAGGTTGCAGCAAATAACAATTGGCGTTTAACTGATCAGTTTCAGAACCAGCGCGTCTGTTTGGTTAAATTTCGGTTATCAAAACGACGGATAAAATTGATCATTTGAGCGAGGTTGCTTGTATATTTTTGCGTAGGAAAAGGCACATGAATGTCAGCTTAAATGCTCCCGTATCCCGTATTTACCGTCCGATTATGTGTTTCGAATGCCTTCACTTATGTTCAACAACTTTTCATTGTTCCAATATGATTCACAACAtctttaaaatgaaatacaacGTATGTACTGACATAACTAGTTTTAGCTAGCATTCTATAATACCACGCAGCGAAACACGTGCTCTTGCGTCTGCTGGAGTAGTGAATAGCAGTTTTTCCCTAGCaacctctttcttttttttcttagtaACTAGTAGAGATTCGATCACTGGTTAAGCGTTGTGCAGACTGAGATCGTTTTTGTTAACGTATGTTCCGTAGAGCGTACGCACATTTTTTGAAAGAGATCATGATGACCAATCTCCCCTCCGCTTTCCGCTTTTAACACTCTAGCAGCTTTACACTTTCATCCCCTTGGATTCCAGCAACACCAATTGATGTCATTTATGTGTTGCCAAAGCTTCTGCATGGATGCTGGGGTATGCAAGATGACGTTTTATACACggctttgctttcgtttggttATTGATTATGTTGGATATCATAATTGTTTCGTCCAATAGCATTGTATCATTTTGAAAGCAACTGGAGCATGGAAGAAAACCTAACTAAAATCGTCCTTATTCActttctcttttattttttcaatgttGGTTTAATTGGCAATCAACCGAGTGAATTAAATATACGGCTTGCCCGTCCTTATGTATGTTAAAAAAGCGGGTGAACGACCGATATCGTAAATAGTTCAGGAAGGTATGCTCATAGTATGCAGATAGAGGCAGACCTGGCACTGGAGTCGTATAAGTGTTTGACATGCAGTAGCAAGTAAAAGGACATCCTAGTTTTGTTACTTTAGGCATATATTCGATTGGCACCACTCAAGCCATTCGAAAACAGTTGATACAAGGGCCAACtgcatgaaaaagaaaaatcaggAACAGGCAACCACGGAAACAATACGAAACACAGTTTAATGAAATGTAGTAAAAGCAAATGAATCGATGAACATATATTCTGGATAAACACACTTTTCATTCAAAGCTCCGATGAAGGCACGTTTAATAGATATGCAGCTAGTAATAGTCCTACATAttgaaataattgaaacaatcTGTGAAACATACAGTGTTTCAAATTACAATCCTATTCACTACAACATGGTTTAGGTAAGTACATCTGatttaaatgtttgtttggtgtACCTCAC from Anopheles aquasalis chromosome Y, idAnoAquaMG_Q_19, whole genome shotgun sequence harbors:
- the LOC126580027 gene encoding casein kinase I-like; this translates as MNDFIVGGKYRIIRKIGSGSFGDIYLGINITNGEEVALKVESILARHPQLTYEYKLYKVLTGGVGIPHIRYFGQERSYHVLVMDLLGPSLEDLFNFCSRHFTIKTVLMLVDQMIGRLEFLHMKNFIHRDIKPDNFLMGIGRHCNKLFLIDFGLAKKYRDFRSRIHIGYREDKNLTGTARYASINAHLGIEQSRRDDMESLGYVMMYFNRGSLPWQGLKATNKKQKYEKISEKKMSTPIEVLCKGFPAEFAMYLNYCRSLRFEEGPDYMYLRQLFRILFRTLNHQYDYTFDWTIMKQRAMQQSTNPPAVTSGESKREERRDKDKLSSDTDE